The region GCTTCTCGTGGCTCAACCCCTACCAGGACGGCGCCGGCGACTGGTGCATCGACGTCGGGCTCGCCGCGATCGAGATGGGCTTCGACGAGATCCAGTACGACTACATCCGCTTCCCCAACGGCGGTGACGGCGACATCGACGGCATCCGGCTGCCGGGCGTGCCGGAGGACCGGCCGCGCGAGCAGTGGCGGCACAGCGACGAGATCGTCGATTTCCTCGCCCGCGCCTCGGAGCGCATCCACGACGCCGGCGGGTACATCTCCGCCGACCTGTTCGGTCTCGTCACCTACGACTTCCGCTGGGACGCCGGCGGCACCGGTCAGGTGCTGGAGCGCATCGCCGAGCACGTCGACTTCATCTCGCTCATGGTCTACCCGTCGCACTACGCCGGTGGGAACTACGGCCTCGAGCCCCACCCGATCGAGCACCCGTACGAGACGGTGTGGAACGCGATGCAGGAGGCGCAGATGCGCGTGCAGGATCTGCGCGCGGAGATCCGCCCGTGGCTCGAGGACTTCTCGGCACCGTGGATGGGCTACCCGAACCACTCGCCGGAGCACGTCACCGAGCAGATCCGCGCCGTCTACGACAACGGCATCGACGGGTGGCTGCTGTGGAACGCCGGGAACCGCTACACCGAGCAGATCCTCGAACGCGGGGAGGCGAAGAGCCACGCGGACCCCGACTTCCGCCCACCGGCGCGGACCGCGAACCCCGACCCCGCTCCCGGTGCGCGCGAGCACACGTGGCCGGGCATGCCACCCTGCGATCCCTACCCGGGGATCCTCCTCATCGGCGAGGGCAACCTCGCGGGGTCGCGACCGCCGGAGCCCGCCCTGCCGTACGA is a window of Actinomycetota bacterium DNA encoding:
- a CDS encoding putative glycoside hydrolase is translated as MSLGARTSVSSVLRPLVGLLAVAAIAGCDSVRARPLTERVESAPAASHAPSPPAAAPSASPSEPADAASEDGLPEAPEIVRGVYVHPFSFWDDRWPHLIQLVQDTELNALVIDVKDESGTLLWNIDHPLAEAGGGGAWRNSFDGIEDRLQQLEDAGGWAIARIACFKDTRVADARPDLAIQDSSGRTWKARKGFSWLNPYQDGAGDWCIDVGLAAIEMGFDEIQYDYIRFPNGGDGDIDGIRLPGVPEDRPREQWRHSDEIVDFLARASERIHDAGGYISADLFGLVTYDFRWDAGGTGQVLERIAEHVDFISLMVYPSHYAGGNYGLEPHPIEHPYETVWNAMQEAQMRVQDLRAEIRPWLEDFSAPWMGYPNHSPEHVTEQIRAVYDNGIDGWLLWNAGNRYTEQILERGEAKSHADPDFRPPARTANPDPAPGAREHTWPGMPPCDPYPGILLIGEGNLAGSRPPEPALPY